A stretch of Candidatus Brocadiaceae bacterium DNA encodes these proteins:
- a CDS encoding helix-turn-helix domain-containing protein → MDILTIQDAAELLVVDPKTIYRLAERGELPAFKVGRQWRMRKRDLDAWIEEQLRINEAPAAYAGNQQLLFNVQSVSTGQIPAKKGFSDSAFSENSDLPVHRWVPWIAGFSAVFVAEALDHYLNAIPAANATVLDPFAGVGTTPVTALLQGHPVWGFEINPYAATAARLKLGVHGIPVEALQSTVARFETEVTEAIGSGREPTSRPPAGFVSRQAFFSPPVEQKVLLVRDFINGIVDPSVQECFRVALASELVGFSNYSYEPSLGTRAAAGKSDVLDAPVVQVLVRKLRQMLSDIRDVQARVGSAERPKVEFHRGSFFDLHGRVPGGSIDLVLTSPPYLNNYHYVRNSRPQMYWLDLVGSPGDLKQVEQNSFGKFWQNVRAQEAVSLEFPLPDLEADLAMLRTINTHKGQYGGAGWANYAATYFNDCHRFAGILARILRPGGRAVIVLGNSILQGVEFRTDDLFARICELQGLKAEETIPLREKRTGSSIIKSSVRANAAKARTSLYECAVVLARPA, encoded by the coding sequence ATGGATATTCTGACAATCCAGGATGCAGCGGAACTGCTCGTGGTCGACCCCAAGACGATCTACCGGCTTGCCGAACGCGGAGAACTGCCCGCGTTCAAGGTGGGACGTCAGTGGCGGATGCGCAAGCGCGATCTCGATGCGTGGATCGAGGAGCAGCTTCGGATCAACGAGGCGCCTGCCGCGTACGCCGGAAACCAGCAGTTGCTGTTCAATGTGCAGTCGGTTTCCACCGGTCAAATCCCGGCGAAGAAGGGTTTCAGCGACTCCGCTTTCTCTGAGAATTCCGACCTCCCCGTTCACCGGTGGGTGCCCTGGATTGCCGGCTTCAGCGCCGTCTTCGTAGCAGAAGCGCTGGACCACTACCTGAATGCAATCCCGGCGGCAAACGCAACGGTCCTCGATCCGTTCGCCGGTGTGGGAACGACGCCGGTGACGGCCTTGCTCCAGGGTCATCCGGTCTGGGGCTTCGAGATCAACCCCTACGCGGCAACTGCTGCACGGCTCAAACTGGGCGTTCATGGCATACCTGTGGAGGCGCTGCAGTCCACGGTTGCGCGATTCGAGACTGAGGTGACCGAGGCCATTGGCTCCGGACGAGAGCCCACGAGCCGGCCACCCGCCGGGTTCGTCAGTCGGCAGGCGTTCTTTTCGCCGCCCGTGGAGCAAAAGGTCCTGCTGGTAAGGGATTTCATCAACGGCATCGTCGATCCGTCTGTTCAGGAATGTTTCCGTGTCGCGCTGGCCTCCGAACTGGTCGGCTTCTCCAACTACTCCTACGAGCCCAGTCTCGGCACGCGCGCTGCTGCCGGCAAGAGCGATGTCCTGGACGCACCGGTTGTGCAGGTCCTGGTCCGCAAGCTTCGCCAGATGCTCTCCGATATTCGGGATGTCCAGGCTCGGGTGGGTTCGGCAGAGCGCCCGAAGGTGGAGTTTCATCGCGGGAGCTTCTTCGACCTCCACGGCCGCGTGCCGGGCGGCAGCATCGATCTGGTGCTGACGTCGCCGCCGTACCTGAACAACTACCATTATGTTCGCAACAGCCGTCCTCAGATGTACTGGCTGGACCTGGTCGGTTCGCCCGGTGATCTCAAGCAAGTCGAACAAAACAGCTTCGGGAAGTTCTGGCAGAACGTAAGGGCGCAAGAGGCCGTGTCGCTCGAGTTCCCGCTTCCCGATCTCGAAGCCGACCTGGCAATGCTCCGCACAATCAACACGCACAAAGGCCAGTACGGCGGCGCGGGCTGGGCAAACTACGCGGCGACATACTTCAACGACTGCCATCGCTTCGCAGGAATCCTGGCGCGCATTCTGCGCCCCGGCGGCCGCGCAGTGATCGTCCTCGGCAACAGCATCCTGCAGGGGGTGGAGTTCAGGACCGACGACCTGTTCGCGCGCATCTGCGAGCTGCAGGGACTGAAGGCGGAAGAGACGATCCCGCTCCGGGAGAAACGAACCGGCTCGAGCATCATCAAGTCCTCCGTCAGGGCCAACGCGGCGAAGGCACGCACGTCTCTCTATGAGTGCGCCGTCGTGCTCGCCCGACCGGCCTGA
- a CDS encoding lysophospholipid acyltransferase family protein, with protein MNRLRDVLKHGPTYLVARTSLAILQALPWSVARVVARYPADVTRLLDRRERKQMALANLRAAFPDLKEAEIRRILRNVYRHFSEAVVDSANVSRRAARGDYEGLFELEGFEKVRDVPEGRGIIFVTGHFGQFEVLGLASPLIGLPVWSIARDTSNPYLARHVRRMRQSSGQKTLEKEDSWREVLRLLRRGEHTALLIDQDARRKGIFVDFFGRPASTAPSAGRLAVYTGSPAAFTYARRIPGQNRFRLVLKDLIFPRPDADPAAEVHRITQRLTHDLEEEIRKAPQEWLWLHRRWKTKPRRRP; from the coding sequence TTGAACCGACTGCGGGATGTCCTCAAACACGGGCCGACCTACCTGGTCGCGCGCACGAGCCTGGCCATCCTGCAGGCCCTGCCGTGGAGTGTCGCGCGCGTCGTTGCACGGTACCCCGCCGACGTGACCCGCCTGCTGGACCGCCGGGAACGCAAGCAGATGGCGCTGGCGAACCTGCGCGCCGCCTTTCCGGACCTGAAGGAGGCGGAGATCCGGCGCATCCTGCGCAATGTCTACCGGCATTTCTCCGAGGCCGTGGTCGACTCGGCCAACGTCTCGCGTCGCGCCGCCCGCGGAGACTACGAGGGCCTGTTCGAACTCGAGGGCTTCGAGAAGGTTCGAGACGTGCCCGAGGGCCGGGGCATCATCTTCGTCACCGGCCATTTCGGCCAGTTCGAGGTCCTCGGGCTGGCCTCGCCACTGATCGGGCTGCCCGTCTGGAGCATCGCGCGCGACACGAGCAACCCTTACCTGGCGCGCCACGTCCGGCGCATGCGCCAGAGCAGCGGCCAGAAGACGCTCGAGAAGGAGGATAGCTGGCGCGAGGTCCTGCGCCTGCTCCGGCGCGGCGAACACACCGCACTGCTGATCGACCAGGACGCGCGCCGCAAGGGCATCTTCGTGGACTTCTTCGGCCGGCCCGCCTCCACGGCGCCCAGTGCCGGCCGGCTGGCCGTCTACACCGGCTCGCCGGCCGCCTTCACCTATGCCCGCCGCATCCCGGGGCAGAACCGCTTCCGGCTGGTCCTGAAGGACCTCATCTTCCCCCGCCCCGACGCCGACCCGGCGGCCGAGGTGCACCGCATCACGCAACGCCTCACGCACGATCTCGAGGAGGAGATCCGCAAGGCGCCCCAGGAGTGGCTCTGGCTCCACCGCCGCTGGAAGACAAAGCCCCGCCGGCGCCCGTGA
- the recA gene encoding recombinase RecA codes for MAKGGDGRDEREKALERTLELIEKQFGKGAIMKLSEGETRLDVATIPTGSPALDLALGVGGVPRGRVIEVFGPEASGKTTLALQIVASAQALGGVAAFIDAEHALDPQYARSLGVDMENLLINQPDSGEQALDIVEALVRSSAIDIVVVDSVAALTPRAEIEGEMGDQTVGLQARLMSRALRKLASIVSKSHTCVVFINQVRMKIGVMFGNPETTPGGRALKFYTSVRIELRRIGSLKEGAETIGNRCRIKVAKNKVAPPFRTTEVELLFRRGISREGDLIELGAEHDVLEKSGAWISYGETRLGQGKEKARAFLEENPDMAEAIELAIFDKLSPQLAEKRRKEFERMRRAASEGAGD; via the coding sequence ATGGCGAAGGGCGGCGACGGGCGGGACGAACGCGAAAAGGCCCTGGAGCGCACCCTCGAGCTGATCGAGAAGCAGTTCGGCAAGGGCGCCATCATGAAGCTCAGCGAGGGCGAGACCCGGCTCGACGTGGCCACCATCCCCACCGGAAGCCCCGCACTCGACCTGGCGCTCGGCGTCGGCGGCGTGCCCCGCGGCCGGGTGATCGAGGTCTTCGGCCCCGAGGCGTCGGGCAAGACCACCCTGGCCCTGCAGATCGTCGCCTCCGCCCAGGCCCTCGGCGGTGTGGCCGCCTTCATCGACGCCGAACACGCCCTCGACCCCCAGTACGCTCGCAGTCTGGGCGTCGACATGGAGAACCTGCTGATCAACCAGCCCGACTCCGGCGAGCAGGCGCTGGACATCGTCGAGGCGCTCGTGCGCAGCAGCGCCATCGACATCGTGGTGGTCGACTCGGTGGCCGCCCTGACGCCCCGCGCCGAGATCGAGGGCGAGATGGGCGACCAGACGGTGGGCCTGCAGGCCCGCCTCATGTCCCGCGCGCTGCGGAAGCTGGCCTCCATCGTCTCCAAGTCGCACACCTGCGTCGTGTTCATCAACCAGGTGCGGATGAAGATCGGCGTCATGTTCGGCAACCCGGAGACGACGCCCGGCGGCCGGGCGCTGAAGTTCTACACCAGCGTGCGCATCGAGCTGCGGCGCATCGGCAGCCTGAAGGAGGGCGCCGAGACGATCGGCAACCGCTGCCGCATCAAGGTGGCCAAGAACAAGGTCGCCCCGCCGTTCCGCACCACCGAGGTGGAACTGCTGTTCCGCCGGGGCATCTCGCGCGAGGGCGACCTGATCGAACTCGGCGCGGAGCATGACGTCCTGGAGAAGTCGGGCGCCTGGATCTCCTATGGCGAGACGCGGCTGGGCCAGGGCAAGGAGAAGGCGCGCGCCTTCCTGGAAGAGAATCCCGACATGGCCGAGGCGATCGAGCTGGCGATCTTCGACAAGCTGTCGCCCCAACTGGCCGAGAAGCGGCGCAAGGAGTTCGAACGGATGCGGCGTGCGGCGAGCGAAGGGGCGGGGGACTGA
- a CDS encoding holo-ACP synthase, whose amino-acid sequence MILGIGVDIVEVQRIRRAVDAYGERFVRRVFTDCEAAYCRRCAHPDQRFATRFAAKEAALKALGVGWAQGLQFVDVEVVNNDLGAPSIALSGAAADRAYSMGVERIHVSLTHHRHFAIAQVLLEGRPPMP is encoded by the coding sequence ATGATCCTGGGCATCGGCGTGGACATCGTGGAGGTGCAGCGCATCCGCCGCGCGGTGGACGCCTACGGCGAGCGGTTCGTGCGCCGCGTGTTCACGGACTGCGAGGCGGCCTACTGCCGGCGATGCGCGCACCCGGACCAGCGGTTCGCGACGCGATTTGCGGCGAAGGAGGCGGCGCTGAAGGCCCTGGGGGTCGGCTGGGCGCAGGGGCTGCAGTTCGTCGACGTGGAGGTGGTCAACAACGATCTGGGCGCGCCGTCGATCGCACTGAGCGGGGCGGCGGCGGACCGGGCGTACAGCATGGGCGTGGAGCGGATCCACGTGAGCCTGACGCACCACCGCCACTTCGCCATCGCCCAGGTCCTCCTGGAAGGCCGCCCGCCGATGCCGTAG